The following coding sequences lie in one Microbacterium sp. XT11 genomic window:
- a CDS encoding polysaccharide lyase family 8 super-sandwich domain-containing protein, with the protein MFRISMKGALSASAVLMVTTALLLTPVDARADMPHSTSVVGPAAEVGVADAFDELREKYRTMLTGGTGYSLSDPDIAARVVQITDAAQGLWDTMQKAPDRVRLWNDASFGSDSASMTTTYSRLRDMALAYSTHGSDLEGDPALKADLISALDWMNANKFFDGVTMYQNWWHWQIGAPLALNDIVALLYDELTPTQVSDYMAAIAYTQPSVTMTGANRLWESQVIALSGINAKDSSRVAAGRDGLSALFPYVTSGDGFSTDGSFVQHSFYAYNGGYGVSLLAGISDLLYLLHGSAWEVVDPNKANVFRWIYEAYEPFIYKGNLMDMVRGREISRHGTQDLDAAVDVLEAMIRLFDVASPADSSAFKGMVKYWLQLDTDKTFHEQAPVDLIVAANGMLGDPSVTARGELTTHRQFSAMDRTVHLRPDFGFGISMSSSRIGNYEAINSENNKGWHTGDGMTYLYNDDLSQFNDDFWPTVDSYRLPGTTVLRNTTQAANARNGEDWVGGAGLRGEYGVAGMQLHPVGRSLEAKKSWFMFDDEIVALGTGISSTDGIATETIVENRKLNDAGDNVLTVNGAVEPTALGWSETLTGVDYAHLAGTVPGSDIGYYFPGGATLEGLREARTGNWRQVNSSAAWGDSTPHTRNYVTLAIGHGTNPTDESYSYVLLPNKTSAQVGAYAAAPDISILENSESVQAVRENSLNVTGINFWKDEPTKAGGVTSDRRASVMVSETADELELSVSDPTQKNVGMIYLTLDASATGLISKDPEVTVIQYRPTVVLKVDVNGTRGKALTAKFSLSGAETPNPAPIAIPDPYEAETLPVHSRTDSVSVYTDANASGGGKLGINNNAIGDYVEFSVDVTQPGTYAVSARALKASNNGTYQLSVDGTDAGAPRDMFWNTSETGKDFDLGSHTFATPGSHLFRLTTTGKNASASGYKLMLDYLRLIPADGGGGDPQPPTAPTDLESLAVSVSQIDLSWAASTSEDGVAGYRIYRDGSEVGSSTTTSFSDTGLAPSTTYTYTVRAYDHAARLSEASAAATATTAAVSTRLEAEALTASSGVIKSNADASGGQYRIFNAYGVAEQIDYAVPVSHAGAYDLVLGTMRFSDNGTYQLQIDGNDVGAPVDLFRPSGKVVVVDLGSVTLSAGVHEFTFTAVGKNTSSLGYKLPLDYIQLVSAIE; encoded by the coding sequence ATGTTCAGGATCTCGATGAAGGGCGCGCTGAGCGCGTCAGCCGTGCTGATGGTCACGACCGCATTGCTGCTCACCCCTGTCGACGCGCGAGCTGACATGCCTCACAGCACGAGCGTCGTCGGTCCGGCGGCGGAGGTCGGCGTCGCGGACGCGTTCGACGAGCTCAGGGAGAAGTACCGGACGATGCTGACAGGAGGAACGGGGTACAGCCTCTCCGACCCCGACATCGCCGCGAGAGTGGTGCAGATCACGGATGCAGCGCAGGGACTCTGGGACACGATGCAGAAGGCGCCGGATCGCGTGCGTCTGTGGAATGACGCATCGTTCGGCAGCGACTCGGCCAGCATGACGACGACCTACAGCCGTCTGCGGGACATGGCGCTCGCCTACTCGACTCACGGCTCCGATCTGGAAGGCGACCCGGCGCTCAAGGCCGACCTGATCAGCGCGCTGGACTGGATGAATGCCAACAAGTTCTTCGACGGCGTCACCATGTACCAGAACTGGTGGCACTGGCAGATCGGTGCCCCCCTGGCACTGAACGACATCGTCGCCCTGCTGTACGACGAGTTGACGCCGACGCAAGTCTCCGACTACATGGCCGCCATCGCGTACACGCAGCCGAGCGTCACCATGACCGGAGCCAACCGGCTGTGGGAGAGTCAGGTCATCGCGCTCTCCGGTATCAACGCCAAGGACTCCTCCCGGGTCGCCGCGGGCCGCGATGGTCTGAGCGCACTGTTCCCCTACGTCACTTCCGGGGACGGTTTCTCGACCGACGGTTCCTTCGTCCAACACAGCTTCTACGCGTACAACGGCGGCTACGGCGTGTCGTTGCTCGCTGGGATCTCCGACCTTCTCTACCTGCTGCATGGTTCAGCCTGGGAGGTCGTCGACCCGAACAAGGCCAACGTGTTCCGGTGGATCTACGAGGCGTATGAACCGTTCATCTACAAGGGGAATCTGATGGACATGGTGCGCGGCAGGGAGATATCCCGCCACGGAACCCAGGATCTGGATGCGGCCGTCGACGTGCTCGAGGCCATGATTCGGTTGTTCGACGTCGCATCGCCCGCGGATTCCTCCGCGTTCAAGGGCATGGTCAAGTACTGGCTGCAGCTCGATACGGACAAGACCTTCCACGAGCAGGCTCCCGTGGATCTGATCGTCGCCGCGAACGGGATGCTGGGCGATCCGTCCGTCACCGCTCGTGGCGAACTGACGACGCACCGACAGTTCTCGGCCATGGATCGCACCGTCCACCTGCGTCCTGACTTCGGGTTCGGGATCAGCATGTCCTCCAGCCGTATCGGCAACTACGAGGCCATCAACTCCGAGAACAACAAGGGCTGGCACACCGGCGACGGTATGACCTACCTGTACAACGACGACCTGAGCCAGTTCAACGACGACTTCTGGCCGACGGTCGACAGCTACCGGCTGCCGGGCACCACCGTGTTGCGCAACACGACGCAGGCGGCCAACGCGCGCAACGGCGAGGATTGGGTCGGCGGCGCCGGTCTGCGCGGAGAGTACGGGGTGGCCGGAATGCAGCTGCACCCGGTGGGGCGGAGCTTGGAGGCCAAGAAGTCCTGGTTCATGTTCGACGATGAGATCGTCGCCCTCGGGACGGGGATCAGCAGCACCGACGGAATAGCCACCGAGACGATCGTCGAGAACAGGAAGCTCAACGACGCGGGCGACAACGTGCTCACCGTGAACGGTGCGGTGGAGCCGACGGCTCTCGGATGGTCGGAGACGCTCACCGGCGTCGACTACGCGCACCTCGCGGGCACGGTCCCCGGTTCGGACATCGGCTACTACTTCCCGGGAGGCGCCACGCTCGAGGGGTTGCGTGAGGCGCGGACGGGGAACTGGAGGCAGGTGAACTCCTCCGCCGCCTGGGGGGATTCGACCCCGCACACCCGGAACTACGTGACCCTGGCCATCGGCCATGGGACGAATCCGACTGACGAGTCATACTCGTACGTGCTGCTTCCGAACAAGACGAGCGCGCAGGTGGGTGCCTACGCGGCGGCGCCCGACATCAGCATCCTGGAGAACTCCGAGTCGGTCCAAGCGGTCAGGGAGAACAGCCTGAACGTCACAGGGATCAACTTCTGGAAGGACGAACCGACCAAGGCGGGCGGGGTCACCTCCGACCGCAGAGCATCCGTCATGGTGAGCGAGACCGCCGACGAGCTCGAGCTCTCGGTCTCGGACCCGACTCAGAAGAACGTCGGGATGATCTATCTGACGCTCGACGCGAGCGCGACGGGGTTGATCTCGAAGGATCCGGAAGTCACCGTCATCCAGTATCGGCCGACGGTCGTCCTCAAGGTGGACGTGAACGGTACGCGCGGCAAGGCCCTCACGGCGAAGTTCTCGCTGAGCGGCGCGGAGACGCCGAACCCGGCGCCGATCGCGATCCCCGACCCGTACGAGGCCGAAACACTGCCTGTGCATTCCCGCACCGACTCCGTCTCCGTGTACACCGACGCGAACGCCAGCGGAGGAGGAAAGCTGGGCATCAACAACAACGCGATCGGCGACTATGTCGAGTTCAGCGTCGACGTGACCCAGCCCGGGACATACGCAGTGAGTGCTCGGGCGTTGAAAGCGAGCAACAACGGCACATACCAGCTCTCGGTCGACGGGACGGATGCAGGAGCACCCCGGGACATGTTCTGGAACACATCCGAGACCGGCAAGGACTTCGACCTGGGCTCGCACACCTTCGCGACGCCGGGAAGCCACCTCTTCCGGCTGACGACGACAGGCAAGAACGCGAGCGCCTCGGGGTACAAGCTGATGCTGGACTACCTCCGTCTCATCCCTGCGGACGGCGGAGGAGGTGATCCACAGCCGCCGACGGCGCCGACGGATCTGGAGTCCCTGGCCGTCTCGGTTTCGCAGATCGATCTCAGCTGGGCAGCCTCGACGAGCGAAGACGGGGTCGCCGGATACCGGATCTACCGCGACGGATCCGAGGTCGGCAGCTCGACGACGACCTCCTTCAGCGACACGGGGTTGGCGCCGTCGACGACCTACACCTACACCGTGAGGGCGTATGACCATGCCGCCCGTCTTTCGGAGGCCAGTGCGGCAGCGACCGCGACGACCGCTGCTGTCAGCACCAGGCTGGAGGCCGAGGCGCTGACCGCCAGTTCGGGAGTGATCAAGAGCAATGCCGACGCCAGCGGAGGCCAGTACCGGATCTTCAACGCGTACGGCGTCGCGGAGCAGATCGACTATGCGGTTCCTGTATCGCATGCTGGGGCATACGACCTGGTCCTCGGCACCATGAGATTCAGCGACAACGGCACGTATCAGCTGCAGATCGACGGGAACGACGTCGGCGCCCCTGTGGATCTGTTTCGACCGTCGGGCAAAGTGGTGGTTGTCGATCTGGGAAGCGTGACGCTGAGCGCGGGCGTCCACGAGTTCACGTTCACGGCTGTCGGCAAGAACACCAGCTCGCTGGGCTACAAACTTCCTCTCGACTACATTCAGCTGGTCTCCGCCATCGAGTAG
- a CDS encoding GNAT family N-acetyltransferase: protein MPAHDAAIFDRLADQGWPAIESEPLGAWRLRASSGVTNRANSVLASGIVPHLSNVVDAAERWYASRSLPPVFQVSPASPPELPGLLTTRGYGAHSQTDVLVADRAAVASAAQHGVVIEDTPTEGWLDTWWAVDGRGGDRERAVAWRILTGGPALYASSGDPAAPDAVARLALVGQWGGLYAVATRPEARRRGLARALAEALASAAAESGVDRLWLQVLHANHAARALYASLGFRGASGYA from the coding sequence ATGCCCGCACACGACGCCGCGATCTTCGATCGCCTGGCCGACCAGGGCTGGCCCGCGATCGAGAGCGAGCCGCTCGGCGCATGGAGACTCCGGGCGTCCTCCGGAGTCACCAACCGTGCGAACTCGGTGCTCGCATCCGGGATCGTTCCGCACCTGTCGAACGTGGTGGACGCGGCGGAACGCTGGTACGCGTCGCGGTCGCTTCCCCCGGTCTTCCAGGTGAGCCCGGCGTCTCCGCCGGAGCTCCCGGGACTGCTCACCACTCGCGGCTACGGCGCGCATTCGCAGACCGACGTCCTGGTCGCCGACCGGGCGGCGGTGGCGTCGGCCGCTCAGCACGGCGTCGTGATCGAAGACACGCCGACCGAGGGCTGGCTCGACACCTGGTGGGCTGTCGACGGCCGTGGCGGCGACCGCGAACGAGCGGTGGCATGGCGCATCCTGACCGGCGGCCCCGCCCTGTACGCGTCGTCTGGCGACCCCGCAGCGCCCGACGCCGTCGCACGCCTCGCCCTCGTCGGTCAGTGGGGTGGACTGTACGCCGTGGCGACCAGGCCAGAGGCGCGGCGACGCGGACTCGCCCGCGCCCTCGCCGAAGCTCTCGCGTCGGCTGCTGCCGAGTCCGGCGTGGACCGGCTGTGGTTGCAGGTGCTCCACGCCAACCATGCGGCTCGCGCCCTCTATGCATCACTCGGCTTCCGCGGCGCTTCAGGCTACGCGTAG
- a CDS encoding Gfo/Idh/MocA family protein has protein sequence MSERILRCAIVGAGGIAPEHAQAIASHPRARLVAVADVSRERAVSLGDKWGATAFDALDTLLTNEAPDVVILATPPGLHHDQTVTALRAGAHVVVEKPPAMSVAELDHMTQVAVAVGRRLAVVFQGRSGSAAAHIRSLLAAGEFGRPLAAVCETLWYRDADYYAVPWRGKWATEGGGTTLGHGIHQLDLLTYLLGDWQSVQARLWRTDRDIETEDVSTSTIRFANGAIAQAITSAVSPQQVSRIRIDTQLATISVTHLYGHSNENWEVTPAPHVPPHTAARWRFHGPDVASGHTPFMRSVFDALLDGSPFPPEAQHPARTFELVAAMYASARQDGAVITRKDVTDAAAVRSSLRSTVIDVRPPE, from the coding sequence ATGAGCGAACGGATCCTTCGCTGCGCGATCGTCGGTGCCGGTGGGATCGCGCCGGAGCACGCCCAGGCCATCGCCTCCCACCCGCGGGCGCGGCTTGTCGCCGTTGCCGACGTATCGCGAGAACGCGCGGTCTCGCTCGGCGACAAGTGGGGCGCCACGGCATTCGACGCGCTGGACACTCTGCTCACGAACGAGGCCCCCGATGTCGTGATCCTCGCCACCCCGCCAGGTCTGCACCATGACCAGACCGTCACGGCTCTCCGCGCCGGTGCACACGTGGTCGTCGAGAAGCCGCCCGCGATGTCGGTGGCGGAGCTCGACCACATGACGCAGGTCGCCGTGGCCGTGGGACGGCGACTGGCCGTGGTGTTTCAAGGCCGCTCAGGCTCGGCCGCCGCCCACATTCGGAGCCTCCTCGCAGCCGGTGAGTTCGGGCGGCCGCTCGCTGCGGTGTGTGAAACGCTCTGGTATAGGGATGCGGACTACTACGCCGTTCCGTGGCGAGGCAAGTGGGCAACGGAAGGTGGCGGCACCACACTGGGTCACGGCATCCACCAGCTCGATCTGCTGACCTATCTGCTCGGCGACTGGCAGTCCGTTCAAGCCCGGCTCTGGCGCACAGACCGCGACATCGAGACCGAGGATGTGTCGACCTCCACGATCAGATTCGCCAACGGAGCCATCGCGCAGGCGATCACCAGTGCTGTCTCACCGCAGCAGGTGAGCCGCATTCGCATCGACACCCAGCTCGCGACGATCTCGGTCACGCACCTCTACGGTCACAGCAACGAGAACTGGGAGGTGACACCCGCGCCGCATGTGCCGCCCCATACTGCCGCGAGGTGGCGCTTCCATGGACCCGACGTCGCGAGCGGTCACACTCCGTTCATGCGAAGCGTGTTCGATGCGTTGCTCGATGGATCCCCCTTTCCGCCCGAAGCCCAACACCCCGCTCGCACGTTCGAGCTCGTCGCCGCGATGTACGCGTCGGCACGCCAAGACGGAGCCGTCATCACCCGCAAAGATGTGACGGACGCTGCGGCGGTTCGGAGTTCTTTGCGGAGCACCGTCATCGATGTCCGCCCGCCGGAGTAA
- a CDS encoding DUF6807 family protein, translated as MDAVLAAPDRLMVQDDGLSIAEYVFAPQEAIVDSPRPSMMLRTHQGRPVTASAPEDHPWHRGLSLALPYVGSSNFWGGPTYVHHDGYRALPNHGIQRHRAWEILSHGRAGSTETVRARESLEWISPSGERLLAEQRTLIVWPVSDGTWAVFWHSRLTNETHTPLSLGSPATNGRLGAGYGGIFWRGSAAFRHGKFIGPSGEIDEREVSARPADWLSMLSSDGEIGVLMAVDERSLWFARSDQYPGLGPAPFSRDERLLPPSEAITLAVTTAVIEGLAGCSDPLGHILEAAERTADAHKRLHAESTAKA; from the coding sequence ATGGATGCTGTGCTTGCTGCACCCGACAGGCTGATGGTGCAGGACGACGGTCTGAGCATCGCAGAGTACGTCTTCGCGCCCCAGGAGGCGATCGTCGACTCGCCGCGTCCGTCCATGATGCTGCGCACGCACCAGGGACGTCCGGTCACGGCCAGCGCACCCGAGGACCATCCCTGGCACCGAGGACTCTCGCTTGCGCTTCCTTACGTCGGAAGCTCGAACTTCTGGGGCGGGCCGACGTACGTGCACCACGACGGGTACCGCGCGCTGCCGAATCACGGCATCCAGCGACATCGCGCATGGGAGATCCTGAGTCATGGCCGCGCGGGGTCCACAGAGACGGTCCGGGCACGTGAGTCTTTGGAATGGATCAGCCCCTCCGGCGAGCGCCTGCTCGCCGAGCAGCGCACGCTCATCGTGTGGCCCGTGAGCGACGGGACATGGGCGGTCTTCTGGCATAGCCGGTTGACCAATGAGACGCACACTCCGCTGTCGCTTGGATCTCCTGCGACGAACGGTCGGCTCGGCGCGGGGTACGGCGGAATCTTCTGGCGGGGATCGGCTGCGTTCCGCCACGGCAAGTTCATCGGCCCCTCAGGAGAGATAGACGAGCGGGAGGTCTCCGCGCGTCCTGCTGACTGGCTGTCGATGCTCAGTTCCGATGGGGAGATCGGCGTGCTGATGGCCGTCGACGAGCGCTCCCTGTGGTTCGCTCGGTCAGACCAGTACCCGGGACTTGGACCCGCACCGTTCTCCCGAGATGAAAGGCTGCTGCCGCCTTCGGAGGCGATCACGCTGGCCGTGACGACGGCGGTGATCGAAGGCCTCGCCGGTTGCAGCGACCCTCTGGGCCACATCCTGGAAGCGGCCGAGAGAACTGCAGACGCGCACAAGCGCCTCCATGCCGAGTCGACGGCGAAAGCATGA
- a CDS encoding glycoside hydrolase family 36 protein, translating into MPAVDALPFGAELPAGRIDPLVSLQLRGDSASGMFTQGRSTHWAPAGSRLELVEQTASLDSVCTVLQSPDGLQVVHSVELVAGGALLFRCTVENLSAEPVVIEALSSFCLSAITPFARDDASGRLVLHRMRSAWSAEGRLVSEGLEDLHLERSWLGVAGMSERFGQVGSMPARGWMPFVAVEDRVAGVTWGAQLAWGGSWQLEVARLGDDVALAGGLADREFGHWAKTISPGQSLTSPEAIVAVVSGGVDELHDVLLEAQDGHADDAPEVEADLPIVVNEWCSSWGSPSHESLVTLADRLAGSGVRYLVIDAGWFRPEGEKAWAQAHGDWIPNTEQFPFGMKGVADALRERGLIPGLWFELETVGADSMAYHCVDRLLHRDGVPLTVGSRRFWNLARPEVVDHLVDTVVDVLDGAGFGYLKIDYNETIGLGSDHEDGLGEGLRQQVLGSYGLLRKIRERMPDLVVENCASGGHRLEPSFVGRTAMTSCSDAHEIVEIPIIAAEVQRVVLPRKAQVWAVIHAEDPLDRVTYSLAAGFLGRLCLSGALADLGEEQWALVRRAIDLYRNTAPILKRGTSRRFGRRGGSWRRPEGWQAVRRLSEDGRRALIVLHSFRDAPNRSDVPLEGDGWSVASVLRSTGGDVSIASGMVSFEDIVDFEGIVVELVRE; encoded by the coding sequence GTGCCGGCCGTCGACGCACTGCCTTTCGGCGCCGAGCTGCCAGCGGGACGGATCGATCCGCTGGTGTCTTTGCAGCTCCGCGGGGATTCAGCGTCGGGGATGTTCACGCAGGGTCGATCGACGCACTGGGCACCCGCCGGGAGTCGTCTTGAACTGGTCGAGCAGACGGCGTCGCTCGACTCCGTCTGCACGGTCCTGCAGAGCCCCGACGGATTGCAGGTCGTGCACAGCGTTGAGCTCGTGGCCGGAGGTGCACTCTTGTTCCGGTGCACCGTCGAGAACCTCTCCGCAGAACCGGTGGTCATCGAGGCCTTGTCGAGCTTCTGTCTGTCGGCGATCACGCCGTTCGCCCGGGACGACGCCAGTGGGCGCCTGGTCCTGCACCGGATGCGCAGCGCCTGGAGTGCAGAAGGTCGTCTCGTCTCCGAAGGCCTGGAAGACCTCCACCTCGAGCGCTCTTGGCTCGGTGTTGCGGGCATGAGCGAGCGGTTCGGTCAGGTCGGTTCGATGCCTGCGCGCGGCTGGATGCCGTTCGTGGCTGTCGAGGATCGTGTCGCGGGGGTCACATGGGGAGCGCAACTCGCCTGGGGAGGCAGCTGGCAGCTCGAGGTCGCGCGACTGGGCGATGACGTCGCACTCGCAGGCGGGCTGGCTGACCGGGAGTTCGGGCACTGGGCGAAGACGATCTCCCCTGGTCAATCGCTCACCTCGCCGGAGGCGATCGTGGCCGTGGTGTCCGGAGGTGTCGACGAGCTCCACGACGTTCTGCTCGAGGCGCAGGACGGACACGCTGATGATGCTCCCGAAGTGGAAGCCGACCTCCCCATCGTCGTGAACGAATGGTGTTCGAGCTGGGGGAGTCCGAGCCACGAGAGCCTTGTCACCCTTGCCGACCGCCTGGCGGGATCGGGCGTGCGCTATCTCGTCATCGATGCGGGGTGGTTCCGCCCCGAGGGCGAGAAGGCCTGGGCACAGGCCCATGGCGACTGGATCCCCAACACTGAGCAGTTCCCGTTCGGAATGAAGGGCGTCGCGGACGCCCTTCGCGAGCGCGGACTCATCCCGGGCCTCTGGTTCGAGCTGGAGACCGTCGGAGCCGACTCGATGGCATACCACTGCGTCGATCGGCTGCTCCACCGCGACGGCGTCCCGCTGACGGTCGGTTCACGGCGCTTTTGGAATCTCGCACGGCCGGAGGTGGTCGATCATCTCGTCGACACCGTCGTCGACGTGCTCGACGGCGCCGGGTTCGGTTATCTCAAGATCGATTACAACGAGACGATCGGCCTTGGCAGCGACCATGAGGACGGACTCGGAGAAGGCCTGCGCCAGCAGGTCCTCGGCAGCTATGGGCTGCTCCGGAAGATCAGAGAGCGGATGCCGGATCTGGTCGTGGAGAACTGCGCCAGCGGAGGGCATCGGCTTGAACCGTCGTTCGTCGGGCGGACCGCCATGACCTCCTGCTCTGATGCTCACGAGATCGTCGAGATCCCGATCATCGCGGCAGAAGTGCAGCGAGTCGTTCTGCCGCGAAAAGCACAGGTGTGGGCCGTGATCCATGCGGAGGATCCTCTCGACCGAGTCACCTACAGCCTCGCCGCCGGTTTTCTGGGTCGCCTCTGCCTCTCCGGAGCTCTCGCCGATCTCGGGGAGGAGCAATGGGCGCTCGTGCGCCGAGCGATCGATCTCTATCGGAATACGGCGCCGATACTCAAGCGGGGCACAAGTCGACGGTTCGGCCGCCGAGGAGGCTCGTGGCGCAGACCGGAAGGATGGCAGGCCGTCCGTCGACTCAGCGAGGACGGACGCCGCGCCCTCATCGTGCTGCATTCCTTCAGAGACGCCCCGAACCGATCCGACGTCCCTCTCGAGGGCGACGGGTGGTCCGTCGCGAGCGTGCTTCGCTCGACGGGCGGCGACGTGAGCATCGCCTCAGGCATGGTGAGCTTCGAAGACATCGTCGATTTCGAAGGGATCGTCGTGGAACTCGTGCGCGAATGA
- a CDS encoding GH1 family beta-glucosidase has protein sequence MHDLSVARAQRSTDYRDQNVAFPASFVFGAATAAYQIEGAAAEDGRGASIWDVYSHEPGRILNGDTGDVAADHYHRLDEDLDLLSALGIPAYRFSTSWSRVFPDGRGPVNAAGVDFYDRLVDGLLARGITPYLTLYHWDLPQALQEQGGWRNRETAERFADFAGFMGRHFGDRVHKWTTLNEPWCAAYLGHASGVMAPGITEPLAALEALHHLNLAHGRAAQELRSGIAPGGEVSVTLNFQCARASGPTGGQAVERIDLMSNRSFADPILLGRYPERLFEITSHVTDWSFIADGDLATIHQPLDFLGVNYYSTLSVRMWDGHSPRLVEDGHRPGASPWVGAEDVEFLPQPGPYTQMGWNIAPDGLDELLRTLGTRYPGTPLVVTENGMAWDDRVIAGHVDDPERVDYLHRHLAAVNRCIEDGVDIRGYFAWSLLDNFEWAHGYERRFGLVHVDYETLVRTPKMSAYWYAELCRTAALPSQSIR, from the coding sequence ATGCACGATCTCAGCGTGGCGCGCGCACAGCGCAGCACGGACTATCGTGACCAGAACGTCGCGTTCCCCGCGTCCTTCGTCTTCGGTGCGGCAACAGCGGCCTACCAGATCGAAGGTGCGGCCGCGGAGGACGGCCGTGGCGCGTCGATCTGGGATGTCTATTCCCACGAGCCGGGCCGCATCCTCAATGGCGACACCGGCGACGTCGCCGCGGATCATTATCACCGCCTCGACGAGGATCTCGATCTGCTGTCGGCTCTGGGGATTCCCGCGTACCGCTTCTCGACCTCCTGGTCCCGCGTCTTCCCCGACGGCCGCGGGCCGGTCAACGCCGCGGGGGTCGACTTCTACGACCGGCTCGTTGACGGTCTCCTCGCCAGAGGTATCACCCCCTACCTGACGCTGTACCACTGGGACCTGCCGCAGGCGCTCCAAGAGCAGGGCGGGTGGCGGAACCGCGAGACAGCGGAACGATTCGCGGATTTCGCCGGGTTCATGGGGCGCCACTTCGGGGACCGAGTGCACAAGTGGACGACGCTCAACGAACCCTGGTGCGCCGCCTACCTCGGTCACGCGTCCGGGGTGATGGCCCCCGGAATCACCGAGCCACTGGCGGCGTTGGAAGCGCTTCACCATCTGAACCTCGCGCACGGGCGCGCCGCGCAGGAGCTTCGCTCGGGCATCGCGCCTGGCGGGGAGGTGTCGGTGACCCTCAACTTCCAGTGCGCTCGCGCGTCGGGCCCGACCGGAGGCCAAGCGGTCGAGCGCATCGACCTCATGTCGAACCGGTCGTTCGCCGACCCGATCCTGCTCGGACGGTATCCGGAGCGACTGTTCGAGATCACATCGCACGTGACGGACTGGAGCTTCATCGCGGACGGCGACCTGGCTACGATCCACCAGCCGTTGGACTTCCTCGGGGTGAACTACTACTCGACGCTGTCGGTACGGATGTGGGACGGGCATTCGCCGCGGCTCGTGGAAGACGGGCACCGGCCGGGCGCATCGCCCTGGGTGGGGGCCGAGGATGTGGAGTTCCTCCCGCAGCCTGGGCCGTACACCCAGATGGGATGGAACATCGCTCCCGATGGGCTGGATGAGCTGCTGCGGACGCTCGGCACGCGCTATCCAGGCACCCCGCTGGTGGTCACGGAGAACGGCATGGCCTGGGATGACCGTGTCATCGCTGGACATGTCGACGACCCTGAGCGGGTCGACTACCTCCACCGACACCTCGCGGCGGTGAATCGCTGCATCGAGGATGGCGTCGACATCCGCGGGTACTTCGCCTGGTCGCTGCTCGACAACTTCGAATGGGCTCATGGCTACGAGCGGCGCTTCGGTCTGGTCCATGTCGATTACGAGACGCTCGTGCGAACACCGAAAATGAGCGCGTACTGGTACGCCGAACTCTGCCGAACGGCAGCGCTCCCGTCGCAGTCGATCCGGTGA